A genomic region of Bacteroidia bacterium contains the following coding sequences:
- the ytxJ gene encoding bacillithiol system redox-active protein YtxJ has product MAAWKSLVDISELDTIAKQSYQKPQLIFKHSTRCSISAMALDRLNRKWKFSSSEIEPYYLDLLQHRDISNQIAQQWEVPHQSPQVLVIKNNQCIYHASHNDICVEDIEQILNS; this is encoded by the coding sequence ATGGCAGCATGGAAATCGCTTGTGGATATTAGTGAATTAGATACGATTGCAAAACAGTCTTATCAAAAGCCCCAGCTGATATTCAAACACAGCACTCGGTGTAGTATATCAGCTATGGCGCTAGATAGATTAAACAGAAAGTGGAAATTTAGTTCGTCAGAAATAGAACCTTATTATTTAGATTTGCTACAACACCGAGATATTTCTAACCAAATTGCGCAGCAGTGGGAAGTTCCTCATCAATCACCGCAAGTGCTAGTCATAAAAAATAACCAATGTATTTACCATGCTTCACATAATGATATTTGTGTGGAAGATATTGAGCAAATTTTGAATAGCTAA